A genomic stretch from Dissulfurispira thermophila includes:
- a CDS encoding sigma-54-dependent transcriptional regulator, translating into MDRQFRILVIDDEETMLRIISRSLEQDNYIVETFRTGTDAISRLHNGDVDIVITDLMLPDRDGFDVIKETHAIDENIPVVVITAYSSIESAVKAIKSGAYDFIPKPFDPEHISIVVKRAVETRNLKLENIGLKMKLKDLPDSSEIIGTSHAMQQVFDMIEKVKNTDGTVLLIGESGVGKELVARAIHYKSKRSEKPFIAINCGALPDELLESELFGYEKGAFTGAINRKIGLFEAANGGTVFLDEVSSISQMMQVKLLRFLQERSFMRLGGKETISVDVRIIAATNEYLRDAVNKGVFRKDLYYRLNVIPIEIPPLRERREDIPLLIRHFIRKFSLKISKDIKGIDRQAEELLKNYKWEGNVRELENVIERAITITNDAFIGVNDMPDEIKNNKGSLLLEETADYPTTLSLFDIERIHISKVLKSVNNNKSKAARILGIDYSTLLRKLKSMEIDI; encoded by the coding sequence TGATGAAGAGACCATGCTCAGGATAATCAGCAGATCTCTTGAACAGGACAATTATATTGTCGAGACCTTCAGAACTGGCACTGATGCTATATCCCGACTCCATAATGGCGATGTAGATATTGTTATTACAGACCTTATGTTGCCTGATAGAGATGGCTTTGATGTGATTAAAGAGACGCATGCTATTGATGAAAACATACCCGTAGTGGTAATTACAGCTTATTCGAGTATTGAGTCTGCAGTGAAGGCAATAAAATCAGGGGCTTATGATTTTATTCCAAAACCTTTTGATCCTGAACATATCTCTATCGTTGTCAAAAGGGCTGTTGAGACAAGAAACCTGAAGCTCGAAAATATTGGCCTTAAGATGAAATTGAAAGACCTGCCTGACTCTAGCGAGATTATTGGCACAAGCCATGCAATGCAGCAGGTATTCGATATGATAGAAAAGGTAAAAAATACAGATGGAACCGTACTCCTTATTGGCGAAAGCGGAGTTGGTAAAGAGCTTGTTGCACGTGCAATTCATTACAAGAGCAAAAGATCAGAAAAGCCTTTTATAGCTATAAATTGCGGGGCACTGCCTGATGAACTTCTGGAATCAGAATTATTCGGTTATGAAAAGGGTGCATTTACAGGTGCCATAAACAGAAAGATAGGACTGTTTGAGGCTGCTAATGGTGGCACGGTTTTTTTAGATGAGGTCAGCAGTATAAGCCAGATGATGCAGGTAAAGCTTCTCAGATTTCTCCAGGAGAGAAGCTTTATGAGACTTGGCGGTAAAGAGACTATATCTGTTGATGTAAGAATTATAGCTGCAACCAATGAATATCTCAGGGATGCGGTTAACAAAGGTGTATTCAGAAAAGACCTTTATTATCGGTTGAATGTTATTCCCATTGAGATACCCCCTTTGAGAGAAAGGAGAGAGGACATACCACTCCTCATAAGGCATTTTATCAGGAAATTCTCTCTCAAAATCAGTAAAGATATTAAAGGCATTGACAGACAAGCAGAAGAACTGCTTAAAAATTATAAGTGGGAAGGTAATGTGAGGGAATTAGAAAATGTGATAGAAAGAGCTATTACTATAACAAACGATGCATTTATAGGTGTCAATGACATGCCTGATGAGATTAAAAATAACAAGGGGTCATTATTATTGGAAGAGACCGCGGATTATCCAACAACCCTCTCGCTTTTTGATATTGAACGGATTCATATCTCTAAGGTTCTTAAGTCAGTCAATAACAACAAGAGTAAGGCTGCCAGAATACTGGGTATTGATTACAGCACCCTCCTTAGAAAGTTGAAATCAATGGAAATAGATATATAG